GGACCCGGTGCCCGCCCCGCCATGGTGTCGCCTCCGGATGTTCTCTTGTGCCTTCAGTGTTCGTGCCGAAACCCCGCGTGCATGCCCCCTCGCCGTCATCGCCGTACCGTCACTTCCCGCCGCTTGCGATGCAACCGGTGATGTCACCGAGTCGGAGAGCGGTCCGGGCTGCTGAATTTGCCGATCAGGTCGTGGGCGACGCGGTGCACCTTGGTGTTGGTGCGTTGGGAGATCTCGATCAGCCGGGCGAACGCCTCGTCGGCGCCGATGCCGTGCATCACCATCATCATCCCCTTGGCCTGATCGATGTCCGCCCGGGAGGTCAGCGCCTGATTGAGCTGCTCGACCTGCCGCTGTGCGCGCCACCACCGGCGGGCATTGCTGATCGCCGCCGACGCGGCGGTGGTCAGCAACTGCATCATCTTCTCGTCGAACGGATCGAACGCCGCGGCGGTGCGGGCGTAGACGTTGAACGAACCCACCAATTCCCCGGGGCCCTCGCCGGGGGTGTCGATGATCAAAGGCACCGACAGATACGCCCGGACCCCCGCCGCCCGTGCGGCAGCGGTGAATTCCGGCCACCGCTCGGCATACTCACCAACCACCGCACGCACCGGCCGCCGCGACGCCGCCGCGTGCAGGCACGGGCCGCGGCCGGCGGCGTACTGGTCGGCGTCGATGTCGGCGACGGAGTCGTCGGTCAGGGCCACGGTGCGCCGCGTGCAGGCACGGGCCGCGGCCGGCGGCGTACTGGTCGGCGTCGATGTCGGCGACGGAGTCGTCGGTCAGGGCCACGGTGCGGGGGCCGGTGTCGTCGAGATGCGTGACGGTGACCGCGTCTGCATCCGGCACCGCCGCGGCCGCCGTTCGGGCCAGCCGGCCGAGTACCTCCTCGAGCGGCTCCTGCGCGGCGCCCTCGTCACGCAGCTCCGTCAGCGCATCGGTGACGGTGTCGAGGGCCTGCGCCGCCTCGGCCAGCGACAGTTGATCGGTGGTGTTCTCCCTCATGACGCTTCCCTTTCCGGGAGGCGCCGTTCCGGCCGGACGGCTGCGGAACGACGGTCGTGCTGCTACTGCCGATCCTCCTCGAACGCCTCATCACCGGTCTGATCCCACTCGGCGTCGAAGGCGACGGAGACTGCCTGCTCGAGCCGGTCCCCTTCGGGCGCATCCCATCCCGCCTCGAGACCACCAGCGTGCAGCGGGTCGTCGACGGGGGCGACCGGTTGGATCTGCTCGAACCGGTCGGCCTCCGGAACATCCCACGCCGGGTCCCAGTCATCGGTCGGGGACGCAGTGAGGAGCAGACCTGGGTCGGCGGGCAGGTCCTGTTCGAGGCGATCGGCCTCGGGCACGGTGTGCAACGGATTGTCCACGGCACTCACCCCTTCCGCTCGAACCGGGAGACGTGCTCCCGAACATCCAACGAAATTCTGGACATATTCTACGATCCAGAGAGGAGTAAATCTATGGCATCTGGTCAAGATCGAGAAGGGTGTGTGGCACCGCCGGTGCTGCGCCGCCACCGGTCACCTGTCCGGCGGGGGGTGCGCTCGCCTGATCGCGTGGGGCATCAACAACTGATGGGGGGAAGTGCGCGGGTATTCGCCGGCACAGCGGGTACCCGAACTCCGGTAAGGACGCGCGTCAAAATAAGGTCGGTGGTTACGGGCGTGTCGCGGAGCGCACGGTGTAGTTCCACTCGCCGTGGAAGTCGTGGCGTGTGATCGGCAGGGCGGCAACATCTTTCATCGAGTATTTGACGCCGATGGGGTACTGGTCGGTGTCCAGAACACAGTGAACGGTCAGCCCTGTGGTCGTGGTCGTGTTGCCGATCAGGTCGACGATGATCTGATGGGTCTCGAGCG
The genomic region above belongs to Rhodococcus sp. 4CII and contains:
- a CDS encoding GAF and ANTAR domain-containing protein codes for the protein MALTDDSVADIDADQYAAGRGPCLHAAASRRPVRAVVGEYAERWPEFTAAARAAGVRAYLSVPLIIDTPGEGPGELVGSFNVYARTAAAFDPFDEKMMQLLTTAASAAISNARRWWRAQRQVEQLNQALTSRADIDQAKGMMMVMHGIGADEAFARLIEISQRTNTKVHRVAHDLIGKFSSPDRSPTR